In Clostridium sp. DL-VIII, the following proteins share a genomic window:
- a CDS encoding fructose bisphosphate aldolase produces the protein MNENQMNRMHTGKGFIAALDQSGGSTPKALLQYGIQENSYSNDEKMFDLVHEMRKRIIKSPAFTSEYILGAILFEDTMYRTIDDQYTADYLWKQKNIVPFLKVDKGLLEIENGVQLMKPITNLDELLKKAIEKNIFGTKMRSVVKEANSHGIKILIDQQFEIGKQIAEAGLIPIIEPEVDIHSLDKEESEKHLKFEISKQLSKLDLKTKIMLKLSIPTKDNFYSDLMDDPHVVRIVALSGGYSQAEANKKLACNHGLIASFSRALSQGLTVQQTEEEFNAMLLNSIKEIYEASIK, from the coding sequence ATGAATGAAAATCAAATGAATCGAATGCATACAGGTAAAGGATTTATTGCTGCATTAGACCAAAGTGGCGGTAGCACTCCAAAAGCACTACTTCAATATGGTATTCAAGAAAATAGTTATTCTAATGATGAGAAGATGTTTGATTTGGTACATGAAATGAGAAAACGCATCATAAAGAGTCCTGCGTTTACTTCAGAATACATTCTTGGTGCTATATTATTTGAAGATACAATGTATCGGACTATTGATGATCAATATACAGCTGATTACCTTTGGAAACAAAAAAATATTGTACCCTTTTTAAAGGTTGATAAAGGACTACTGGAAATTGAAAATGGTGTTCAGCTCATGAAACCAATAACTAATTTGGATGAGCTTTTAAAGAAGGCTATAGAAAAGAATATTTTTGGAACAAAAATGCGTTCAGTTGTTAAAGAAGCCAATTCTCATGGGATTAAAATATTAATTGATCAGCAATTTGAAATTGGTAAACAAATAGCTGAAGCGGGTCTAATTCCAATCATTGAGCCAGAGGTTGATATCCACAGCCTTGATAAGGAAGAATCAGAAAAGCATTTAAAGTTTGAAATTTCAAAACAATTATCAAAGCTTGACCTAAAAACAAAAATTATGCTTAAGCTCTCCATACCTACGAAGGATAATTTTTATAGTGATTTGATGGATGATCCACATGTTGTTAGGATTGTGGCTTTATCTGGGGGATATAGTCAAGCTGAAGCAAATAAAAAGCTAGCATGTAATCATGGATTAATCGCTAGTTTCTCACGAGCTTTATCACAAGGATTAACTGTCCAGCAAACAGAGGAAGAATTTAATGCAATGCTATTAAATTCAATTAAGGAAATCTATGAAGCATCAATCAAATAA
- the ubiE gene encoding bifunctional demethylmenaquinone methyltransferase/2-methoxy-6-polyprenyl-1,4-benzoquinol methylase UbiE, whose amino-acid sequence MAETNITDVERIFSAIAKRYDMLNSILTLNIDRLWRRKAIKICNIKEDQKVLDLCCGTGQMINYECKAVGKNATVIGMDFSQEMLNVCNRRLRQSLENYRFKLIRGSILELPFKENTFDCITIAFGLRNIQDKSKALSEMYRVLKPGGKVVCLELSKPNIPILKNIYDLYFNRILPVVGSIGTGDREAYYYLRDSVNNFMNKKQLKEEFERIGFKNSEYKSLTFGVASIHYGTKR is encoded by the coding sequence ATGGCAGAAACAAATATAACAGATGTGGAGAGGATCTTCTCAGCAATTGCAAAGAGATATGATATGTTAAATTCTATTTTAACTTTAAATATTGATAGGTTGTGGAGAAGAAAGGCAATAAAAATATGTAATATTAAAGAAGATCAAAAGGTATTAGACTTGTGCTGTGGGACAGGACAAATGATAAATTATGAATGTAAAGCAGTAGGAAAAAATGCTACAGTTATTGGGATGGATTTTAGTCAGGAAATGCTTAATGTATGTAACAGAAGACTTAGACAATCATTAGAAAATTATAGATTTAAACTAATTAGAGGTAGTATCTTAGAATTACCTTTTAAAGAAAATACATTTGATTGCATTACAATTGCCTTTGGTTTAAGAAATATTCAAGATAAAAGTAAGGCATTATCGGAAATGTATAGGGTTTTAAAACCAGGTGGAAAAGTGGTATGTTTGGAATTATCAAAACCTAACATACCTATTTTAAAAAATATATATGATTTATATTTCAATCGTATATTGCCAGTAGTTGGATCAATAGGTACAGGTGACAGGGAGGCATATTATTATCTTAGAGATTCTGTAAATAACTTCATGAATAAAAAGCAGCTTAAAGAGGAATTTGAACGAATAGGGTTTAAGAATTCAGAATATAAATCTTTGACTTTTGGAGTTGCATCTATACATTATGGAACAAAAAGATAA
- a CDS encoding 4Fe-4S binding protein, which yields MPKSDKKSSDEVKSSQEQRENNLLDNKLLKSFIKSKWYPGIFQLIVGLVFAFIVFELLTGPTDAGDNFGTAGTWVLWWPILPILLFITGRFWCTICPFGALSDLVQKFVGSKKPVPKFLRKYGVWCIDAMFLAITWSDHVFGVVESPRGSGTLLLLITIGVIFSGAFWERRTWCRYLCFLGGLSGNYSRAGMLQLRGTKEVCAKCTAAHCYKGSERANGCPMFEFPKTMEDNSECNFCGNCVKNCPNNSIKISWRPPTKELWFIKKPRFDAAFLAVVIMGIVFVQNITMLNIWDGILAWLENVTGTENYAVTFTITFIIAMAIPVILLSITGSVAKIFNKASLKENFTRYGYAIIPLDMAAHIAHNLFHLLAEGKSIFYTFIELFGVQVQNASTNILDDPTIQVLQFLLIGIGTLGSIYTVYRISKNNYESKKISVTIVYTVLLIVLAVVNIMLFSLPMAMRM from the coding sequence ATGCCAAAGTCGGACAAGAAATCAAGTGATGAAGTAAAGTCATCACAAGAGCAAAGAGAAAATAATTTATTAGATAATAAATTGCTTAAGAGCTTTATAAAAAGTAAATGGTATCCAGGAATATTTCAATTAATTGTAGGATTAGTATTTGCGTTTATTGTATTTGAACTATTAACTGGGCCTACTGATGCTGGTGATAATTTTGGTACAGCAGGAACATGGGTATTATGGTGGCCTATTCTTCCTATTCTGCTATTCATAACAGGCAGGTTCTGGTGTACAATATGTCCATTTGGTGCATTAAGTGATTTAGTCCAAAAATTTGTTGGAAGTAAAAAGCCAGTACCTAAGTTTTTAAGAAAATATGGAGTATGGTGTATAGATGCAATGTTCTTAGCTATTACTTGGAGTGACCATGTTTTTGGCGTTGTTGAATCACCTAGAGGTTCTGGAACATTACTTTTACTTATAACAATTGGAGTAATATTCTCAGGTGCATTTTGGGAGCGTAGAACTTGGTGTAGATATCTTTGTTTCCTTGGTGGATTATCTGGAAATTATTCCAGAGCAGGAATGTTGCAATTGCGTGGAACAAAAGAAGTATGTGCTAAGTGTACAGCTGCTCACTGTTATAAAGGAAGTGAAAGGGCAAATGGATGTCCGATGTTTGAATTTCCGAAAACAATGGAAGATAATTCAGAATGCAATTTCTGTGGTAACTGTGTAAAGAATTGTCCTAACAATTCAATTAAAATATCATGGCGCCCACCTACTAAAGAATTATGGTTTATAAAAAAGCCAAGATTTGATGCAGCATTTTTAGCAGTTGTAATCATGGGAATAGTATTTGTTCAAAATATTACAATGTTAAACATATGGGATGGAATACTAGCATGGCTTGAAAATGTAACTGGAACAGAAAATTATGCAGTAACATTTACCATAACTTTTATCATAGCAATGGCTATACCAGTAATATTGTTATCTATAACAGGATCAGTTGCGAAAATATTTAATAAAGCTTCATTAAAGGAAAACTTCACAAGGTATGGATATGCCATTATACCATTAGACATGGCTGCTCATATAGCTCATAATTTATTCCATTTATTGGCGGAAGGAAAATCTATATTTTATACATTTATAGAGTTATTTGGAGTTCAAGTTCAGAATGCTTCTACAAATATTCTTGATGATCCAACAATACAAGTACTTCAATTTTTATTAATAGGAATTGGTACTCTTGGATCAATATATACTGTTTATAGAATTTCTAAGAACAATTATGAAAGTAAAAAAATAAGTGTAACAATTGTATATACCGTCTTATTAATAGTGCTTGCAGTAGTTAATATAATGTTATTTTCATTACCTATGGCTATGCGTATGTAA
- a CDS encoding FixH family protein — translation MKKKTIRGALLSLILTLGLSTAAFADGMGNMDMGKGTEKSASGINVELTFNKDNKAKTGKNDVMVTLHDDNNKEIDNADVKISAEMDKGSDMGGMSMDKSKPIEATLESSGQGQYMGDIDFSDKGKWVVTANATVNGEKKDIKFDVDVVSAGPNWVVIGGFVGIVAVIIIVAAVKKKSSK, via the coding sequence ATGAAAAAGAAAACAATTAGAGGTGCACTATTAAGTTTAATTCTTACGTTAGGTCTTTCAACAGCAGCTTTTGCTGATGGTATGGGTAACATGGACATGGGAAAAGGAACAGAAAAAAGTGCAAGTGGCATAAATGTCGAGTTAACTTTTAATAAAGATAATAAAGCTAAAACTGGTAAGAATGATGTGATGGTAACATTACATGATGATAATAATAAAGAAATTGATAATGCTGATGTTAAGATAAGTGCAGAAATGGACAAAGGTTCTGACATGGGCGGAATGAGTATGGATAAGTCAAAGCCTATTGAAGCAACATTGGAAAGTAGTGGACAAGGTCAATACATGGGAGATATAGACTTTTCGGATAAAGGAAAATGGGTTGTTACAGCTAATGCTACAGTAAATGGAGAAAAGAAAGATATAAAATTTGATGTTGATGTAGTAAGTGCAGGTCCGAACTGGGTTGTTATAGGTGGATTTGTTGGAATAGTAGCAGTAATAATTATAGTAGCTGCAGTAAAGAAAAAAAGTAGTAAATAA
- a CDS encoding DoxX family membrane protein, protein MKLFNNKYLIPVWTILRIWLGFQWLIPAMEKLQDPKWVGNEAGTAITGFLKGGLAQASGDHPSVQWWYAKFIENVALPNAGVLTYIVPVGELLVGISLILGAFTIAGLIGGALMNLNYMLAGTTSTNPILYTAAIILMAAGANAYTIGIDKLLIFFWKKKFSKRTSIA, encoded by the coding sequence ATGAAGCTTTTTAATAATAAGTACTTGATTCCTGTATGGACAATTCTTCGTATATGGCTGGGATTCCAATGGTTAATTCCAGCAATGGAAAAACTTCAAGATCCGAAATGGGTAGGTAATGAAGCGGGGACGGCAATAACAGGCTTTCTAAAAGGTGGGTTAGCACAGGCAAGTGGAGATCATCCATCAGTACAATGGTGGTATGCAAAATTTATAGAAAATGTTGCACTACCGAATGCAGGAGTTCTAACTTACATAGTACCAGTTGGTGAACTTCTTGTTGGTATTAGTTTAATACTTGGAGCTTTTACTATTGCAGGTTTAATTGGTGGTGCTCTTATGAATCTAAATTATATGTTAGCAGGAACAACAAGTACTAATCCAATTTTATATACTGCAGCCATAATATTAATGGCAGCTGGAGCTAATGCATATACAATCGGAATTGATAAATTATTAATATTTTTTTGGAAGAAGAAGTTTAGCAAAAGAACAAGCATAGCATAA
- a CDS encoding polyprenyl synthetase family protein, whose translation MLSFIETKNSVDKELYEVEMILKNMGKDFNSGLTKDIFDYFFKVPGKYLRPLLIILSAKTIKPNMTMEQKKKLIELSVAIELIHSASLVHDDIIDNDLIRRGQKTLNNVHGRKIAVLSGDIFYAKAFSILLKLPTMEEKRIITQVIEEMCIAEIEQARNKEISREDYLNIIKGKTAVFMSACCKLGAKAAEANEDEIIKLEEFGLNFGMVYQIVDDCMDGDCNAIKNNITIENAKEFAIKADEAIENLETSIYKQGLISLLNYVIDLSNREIKKA comes from the coding sequence ATGCTAAGTTTTATAGAAACAAAAAATTCAGTAGATAAAGAACTCTATGAAGTTGAGATGATTTTGAAGAATATGGGAAAGGACTTTAATTCAGGTCTAACAAAAGATATATTCGATTATTTCTTTAAGGTTCCTGGAAAATATCTTCGTCCATTGCTAATTATACTTTCAGCAAAAACTATAAAACCCAATATGACTATGGAGCAAAAGAAAAAGTTAATTGAATTAAGCGTAGCTATTGAACTTATTCATAGTGCCAGCTTAGTACACGATGACATAATTGACAATGATTTAATTCGTCGTGGACAAAAGACATTAAATAATGTACATGGAAGAAAGATAGCAGTTTTATCAGGAGACATTTTTTATGCTAAAGCATTTTCTATATTATTAAAGCTTCCAACAATGGAGGAAAAGCGGATAATTACGCAGGTTATTGAGGAAATGTGTATAGCAGAAATTGAGCAGGCTAGAAATAAAGAAATTTCAAGAGAAGATTATCTGAACATAATAAAAGGAAAGACTGCAGTTTTTATGAGTGCTTGCTGCAAGCTTGGAGCAAAAGCAGCTGAAGCTAACGAAGATGAAATTATAAAATTAGAGGAATTTGGGTTGAATTTTGGTATGGTATATCAAATAGTAGATGATTGCATGGATGGCGATTGCAATGCCATTAAAAATAATATAACAATTGAGAATGCTAAAGAGTTTGCTATAAAAGCAGACGAGGCAATTGAAAATTTGGAAACATCAATATATAAACAGGGACTTATAAGTCTTTTAAATTATGTGATTGATTTGTCTAATAGAGAAATAAAAAAAGCTTAA
- a CDS encoding cell wall-binding repeat-containing protein produces MKKLKLTKVMGSALVIASIFALNPMGVSASWKQDSNGWWWNTGNNSYVVGWRNIDGKWYYFSSDGYMVHDTTVDGYQIGSNGAWIQESEDASSNLKQKIRETVFNELTSGERQSVSGSWQDSEISKITLEDGMGTINDKSYIGKQVYLIDFPTKNEIEPNIITVFVDMNNYKIIGHGFVD; encoded by the coding sequence ATGAAAAAGCTAAAATTAACAAAGGTAATGGGGAGCGCGTTAGTAATAGCTTCAATTTTTGCGTTAAATCCAATGGGTGTAAGTGCAAGTTGGAAACAAGATTCTAATGGCTGGTGGTGGAATACTGGAAATAATTCATATGTTGTAGGCTGGAGAAACATTGATGGCAAGTGGTATTACTTTAGTTCTGATGGATACATGGTGCATGATACAACTGTAGATGGATATCAAATTGGTTCTAACGGTGCGTGGATTCAAGAATCAGAAGATGCTTCATCAAATTTAAAACAAAAAATTAGAGAAACCGTATTCAATGAGCTGACTTCAGGGGAACGACAGAGTGTATCAGGATCATGGCAGGATAGTGAAATTTCTAAAATAACTTTAGAGGACGGTATGGGAACAATAAATGACAAATCTTATATAGGGAAACAAGTATATTTAATTGATTTCCCAACTAAAAATGAAATAGAACCTAATATTATAACTGTATTTGTAGATATGAATAATTATAAAATAATAGGACATGGTTTTGTAGATTAA
- a CDS encoding DMT family transporter, with amino-acid sequence MISNLLLLLTAAIWGFAFVAQRVGSQYVGAFTFNGIRFALGSISLVPLIFYLDKRRKNTEAANDNIEIRTKKILIPGILVGTVAYAGSTLQQMGLIYTTAGKAGFITGFYMIIVPIIGIFLGLKITKNSWFGIGLAVIGLYFLSVNENFSVNYGDLLEIIGSIFWAVHILTIDHFSKKVDCLKLSCIQFATCSILSLVSAVIFEPIAINGIREALIPILYGGLLSVGVAYTLQVVAQKNANPAHAGIIMSMESVFGAIGGALMLGETMSIRGYLGCLLIIGGIIISQIKFSSALQHSVEM; translated from the coding sequence ATGATTTCTAATCTATTGTTATTGCTAACTGCTGCTATATGGGGATTTGCATTTGTAGCTCAAAGAGTAGGATCTCAATATGTAGGAGCTTTTACTTTCAACGGAATTAGATTTGCCCTCGGAAGTATTTCTCTTGTACCTTTAATTTTTTACTTAGATAAAAGAAGAAAAAATACTGAAGCTGCTAACGATAACATTGAGATAAGGACAAAAAAGATACTTATTCCAGGAATTTTAGTTGGTACAGTTGCCTATGCAGGTTCAACTCTTCAGCAAATGGGACTTATTTATACAACTGCTGGAAAAGCCGGCTTTATTACTGGATTCTATATGATTATTGTGCCTATAATAGGAATATTTCTAGGCCTTAAAATCACGAAAAATTCTTGGTTTGGAATAGGACTAGCTGTTATTGGCTTATACTTCTTAAGTGTAAATGAAAATTTCAGTGTAAATTATGGAGATTTACTTGAAATAATCGGATCAATATTTTGGGCTGTCCACATATTAACTATAGATCATTTTTCAAAGAAAGTGGATTGTCTAAAACTATCATGTATTCAATTTGCAACATGTTCGATTTTAAGTCTTGTATCTGCAGTTATTTTTGAACCAATTGCAATTAATGGGATAAGAGAAGCTTTAATTCCAATACTTTATGGTGGTCTGTTATCTGTTGGGGTTGCATATACTTTACAGGTTGTCGCTCAAAAAAATGCCAATCCAGCTCATGCAGGTATTATCATGAGTATGGAATCAGTATTTGGTGCTATAGGTGGTGCACTTATGCTTGGAGAAACTATGAGCATAAGGGGCTATTTAGGTTGTCTTCTTATTATTGGAGGCATAATTATATCACAAATTAAATTTTCTTCGGCTTTACAACACTCAGTCGAAATGTAG